A stretch of DNA from Bradyrhizobium algeriense:
AGCGTTCGCTCCCGAAACTCGCAGGGTGGTCGACCGCAATCCCAAAAATGATTACAAAATGCCAAACGCGGTTCAAGGTCTCCAATATGCGCGGAAGCTTCTTGCGTAAGACAATCTAAAGGAAACGTGTTATCCGGAGACCTCGTTATGGACGATCGTACCAAGTTGTTCGCGCTCCACCAGCACGAGCTGAAACTGCTGCCCACGCCGGAAGATGTTCTATTCTACAAAGAACATGGCTACTACGTTTCCGGCACCGTCCTCTCGGAGCAAGAGATCGATCATCTCCTCGAGGCTGCGAACGCCTACTATGCGGGTCATCGAGATCGGCGCCTTCCGTTCGTTCCCGCCGGGGCCACCTACTGGACGCCCGAAAGCAAAACGAAACTTCGACAAAGCAACTACATCACTTATGAATCGAATGTGATGCGCTCTATTCTGCTGAAGCCGCTGATTGGTGCCATCGCTGCCCGACTTGCTGAGACACGAGAAACACGATTGTTCATCGATGTTCTTCGCTATAAGGCGCAAGGCCAAGCGAAGGAAACGACAATCGGCTGGCATATTGATCGGCACTATTGGCAGATGTTCACGTCCGATGCCATGCTTACAGCCTTCATCCCATTGCATGACTGTTTCGAGGAAGACGGAACGATTATCATGATCGATGGAAGCAACAACTGGCGTGAAGCGGCGCGCGCCGACGACACCACGGCCCTCCATTTCGCTCAGCGCGATGTTGATGATCTAGAGCGCCGCCTGCACAGCGAAGCCGCGGCCAACAACGCTGTTGTCAGGAAGGTTCCTATACGGCTCAAGAAGGGACAGATTAGCTTTCATAACAGCCTCACCTATCACGGCAGCCTTCCTACACAGAATAGCCGGCCGCGACAGACGATCTCGTTACACTTCCAGGATGCAACGAACCAATATCGGCGTCACGTCTTGGAATCGGGCAAGCTGGCAGGTCACCACACTGCCCAATTGTGCGCCAAGCAGCCGAACGGCGATCCAGACTATCAGGATCCGGAATTCTTTCCAGTCTTGTGGCGCGAATAGGCCACTCATTCCCTCCGTGTCGATGCCGGTTGATGGAGCTTGGGAGATGGAGGGGAAAACACTGGGCGTGGTTGGCACCGGTCTCATTGGCGCATCGATTCTACGGGCGGTCGAAACAAGATCTCTGGGATGGACCACCATTGCCTTCGATACAGACGAACAAGCTCTCGCAGTTGTCCGGGAGAATGGCTGGGCCAGCCGCATATGCACTCAGATCGACGAAATGGCTTCGGCCGACCTCATTGTGGTTTGCGCCCCCCCACGTGATGTCGCCCGGATTGTCGTCGGGCTTGCGGGCGTTATCTCGACCGATTCAATCATCACAGATGTGGCCTCTACGAAAGGTCAAATAGTTGCTGACGTCTTTAGTGTCGTTCGGCAAGATTTTCCGTTTATTCCGGGTCACCCGATGGCGGGATCCGAGAGGTCGGGGCCTGGCAGCAGCAACGCCCTGCTGTTTGAGGGGCGGCCCTGCCTCCTGACGCCAGCGCCTTCAGCTCCCCAAAGAGCTATTGCGGCGGCTTCCTCGTTTTGGCGAAGCATTGGGGCGGAGACACACCTGATTTCCGCCACAGCTCACGACCGGATAGTCGGTCTCACCTCCCACCTGCCGCATCTGCTCGTTTTTGCACTTAGTGAGGTCGTCGGCGCGGAAGTCGGACTATCAACTGCCCTGACTCCCTTCGTCGGCAAAGGGTTGGTCGATACCATTCGGATCGGACACGCTCATCCGGTTATGTGGAAAGACATTTTTCGAGACAACAAGGAGGAACTTCTTAAATGGCTTGGCAGATTTGAAGAAGTCCTTGGTGACTGGCGCCAGCTGATTCTGGCGGAAGATCCTGACGGTTTAATGAGCGCCATACGAATTGCGAAGGACAGAGCCGGCGTTATCGTTGAATCTCAGAAAAACGTCGGCGTCGGTTCGGCGTCGTCGCATAGGTTCGACGTCATGTCGCCCAATAGCTCTACCCTCGTGCCGGCAAGTACGCCCCCGTAAAGCCAGGACCGGCTCCCCTGCGTCTCGCACCAGGGCACAGTTTGAACGCAGTCGCCTCTGAGTTTTTCCCAATCCGTTAGCGAGAATAAGTCGATGCCGGGAGATGATGGTGGAGGTAGCAGGGAACGAAGCGGTCTGACCGCCTATCTTATCCTCATCAGCGTACTTGGGATGGTGCCGATCGATATCTTCCTTCCGGCTGTGCCAGCAATGGCCGATGCCTTTGGCCTCCCGGCGGCCAGAATACAGGAAGTGTTTCCCGCCTATTTCATCGGTGTTGCGGTGGCACAGTTTTGTTGTGGACCTCTTTCGGATCACTATGGACGACGTCCAGTGCTGGTTGGGGCGCTCATCTTAATGTCGGTAGGAGCGCTGATCGCTGCGGTAGCGCCGACATTTTCGATGATGCTGCTGGGTCGGTTTGTTCAAGGAGTTGGCTGTGGTGTCGCGATCGTTCTCTGGAGGTCCATTGCCTTCGATTTGCTGGACGAGCCGGCAGCGTTTCGAATGATCGCGACTGTGCTTCCCGCGATTGTCGTATCGCCGGCAATCGCGCCGGTTCTTGGTGGCTTTCTACTGGTGAGTTTCGGTTGGCGGAGCATCTTCGGTGTACTCGCGGCTATTTCAGTTGGCGCTCTCTTTGTCACGCTGTTGACTTTTGATGAAAGCCTCCAGCACAAAGTGCGGGAACATATTCTCGCGAAAGTTCGATCATCATACCAAAGGCTCGCCCTCTCGCCATCCTTCTGGCGGCTGATCTGGCTGGTCTGCACGGCCTACTCGGCTTACTTTCTCTATATCGCACAATCTCCATTGCTGTTTACGGCGCTCGGCTTCCGACCCGAGGTCTTCTCATTGTTCTACATTCCCGTAGCGGCAGGCTTCTTCGCAGGAAGCCGGCTTGCGAGGAACCTGCGCGAAAGCCGATCATCGGAATATCTACTGATACTCGGCACTTGCTTGTTTGCAGCAGGCGGAACGATCATTGTCTTGTTTTGCGTGGCCAGGGCCACGCAGACAGCTGCAACTCTCATATTCGGATTCTGCCTCGTTGTGATTGGGAACGGAATTACCCTGGCGATCGGCTCCGCCAAGATCATGGCAGAATTTCGCAGCATCGCGGGGACGGCCTCAGCGACAATCGGCTTGCTGCAAGCGTTAAGCACCATGGTACTTACGGTTGTTTTGTCACGGATGAACGAAGCGTCAGAGCCGTTCTGGAGCATGGCGACAATGTTCGGCCTCTGCATTTTGAGCATTGTGGCCGCCTGCCACTCGGCGGTTAATTGCGGGCCAGTTAAAGTGGAAAAAGTAGAAGCGGAGTCCTAGTCCCTTCGTAAACCATTGTCGGGCGGCAGCTGCGGATTTGGCCGATCGATTTCTTCGAGCACGTAGCGGAGCTTGTTCCGATGTAATCGCCACCGCGCCACCCTGCCGCCGATGGCCACGTGAGGCGGCTCGTTCCAGCTCCTTGGCGTACTGCTTTGCGCGTCGGCATGATGTCCGCGCTAACTTGGTTTGTCTTTGGCGGCTGACCCGGAGGCCTACCTGTTCGGCCGGTTCGCCGGCCATCCGGATCAATGCGCGCCTGCCCTGGAACCGGAAGCCCGCCGGCTGATCGCACCGATCGCCGTTGCCGCCAAACTTGTCCCGCAGTTCGCCCTCATATGTGCTCACGACTTCCCATCATTCCACGCGAGAGCGTCTTGCGACAGGCGGGAGACCAGACGCTTCGAACAAAAATGGGGAAGACGACATTAGCTCGGGTAACCCGTCGCAATCGATCGCGTCCGCCAAGCCTCGACGTCACGCCGGACGCTCTCCAATTTGGTCTCGACGCGTTCGATCGCGTCAGCCCCCAGCACCAACCTGAGGGGAGGTTCGGCCGAAAGAGTTGCATCTACGATCACACGAGCGGCGGCTACCAGATCACCGCGCTGCTGGCCGTTGCGCTGCGCCGCGACGGTACGTGTGCGTCCCACAGTTGCCGCGTAGTGGTCGATCGTGAGCCGAGCCCGGCGCATTGAGCCGTCGGTCAGGAAACCGGTGCGGAAAGCTCCCGGCCGATGTGGGCGAATACATTGACCCGGAATACGGCCTCAACTTCTTCATCGGCCGCTTCCTCAACCGCGCCCAGAAAACCGTAGCCGGCATTGTTGACGAGGACATCCAAACCGCCAAAATGCGCTCTTGCGCGCTCGACGGCGCTATTCGTGCTCGAGAGCGGGACCACGAACAGCTGATCAGGACCGCGCGCTACCCCTTTAAGTGCATCGCTCGCCATGGGATTTCGCACAGCGCCTGCGACACGGCCGCCGCGCCGCAGCACTTCCCTCGCTATCTCGAAACCGAGACCGCGTGCCGCACCGGTGATCAACCATGTTCCAACGCTAATCGTCATATGTACTTCCTATGGCAGTAACCGCTGTCGATCGACCGGATACCCGCTGTTTCAAGTTACGCCCAAATGCATAGCAAGCCTTGGACCGACCGGAATTCACGCGGAAACGAGCTGGCGTGAAGCCGACCACGGTCTTGAAGTGTCGCGTGAAGTGACTTTGATCGTTATATCCGAATTGAGCGGCGAGTTCGGCGATGGGAGTATCGCTCTCAATCAACAGGCGGCGCGCCTCAGATATGCGCCGCCAGTTCGCATATGCCATCGGCGTAATTCCGTGCATCTTCTTGAACAAGCGCACGAGATGTGGCGGGCTTACGCAAGCCATGGCCGCCAAATCGCTTAGAGTATAGTTGCCGAAAGGATTCTCCTTGAGAAATTGCAGCACGCGCTTAAGTCTTTGGTCGGTCGAATTGGCCGGCGGTATATGGCATTCTCGTCCGTACCTCTCCAGGATCATAGCGAACAGTGCTAACGTTCGCCCCTGAATGTAAAAATCGGATATTGGATGACGATACATTTCTGGCTCCTGGCAAAGCCGTAGTAACGGCTCAACTTCCGCCCACAGTTCAGTATCGTGAATGCATGTTGGTGACGACCATTGGCGCGGTAATTCATGCATCTTCCAGAGATCGGCCAACGTTTCCGGATCGAATAGCAGTGCTGCGTAATTCACCTTTCCCACGCCTTCGGACCAACCGGAAACTTCTATATTCGCAGGTCGGAAAGAAATCATTTTTGGCAACGTGTGCACCTGCAATGCCGGCCCACCATTGACACTTCGCTCGTAAGAACAGCCACCCGTCAACTCGACGAACAGCGCATGTTGGGGCGACCGAAATTGCAATTTAGATCTTTCTTTCGAAAGATAGCGTTCAATGACCTCAACCGAAATGGGCCCGCAGTCTATTCTGTGCTTCCCAATGAGCGGTGCGGCGTAATCCCGAATAGTGTGGGCCATCACTGGACGTTCCTCTTGCATGCAAATTTCGAAAGCAGAGCACCGCGCTCGACGAGGTCGGACAACATTTTGTTGAGCCGCGAGCATAGTTGGATTAGCGATACGCAGACGCCTCCTGTTGACGGTCGTCGAGACACGGCACCGATCACGTTTGCCGCTCAAGCGCAATGTGTCGACGGACGGTAAGCCCTTTCACGTGTCGGAAGATAAAAGCAACTACAGGTCACGGCAAGGGCCTTCCGGTTCAAACGGTCGCGGGCGCAAAAGCGAAGGCCTGACGGTCCCATCTCGAGCTACGGCGCGGCGAAACTTAATCACGAGATTGATGGGTCTCGTTGATACGATAGACATGTGGCTCCGTTGTTCTTGTCCTCTTCATGTCGCTGAGATCTGAAGACTCCACATCTAGGGATGCGTTGACCGGTTGGACGCTCAAGCATTTCGTAACGAACGGTCCGGCTCATATCCATTCGTAGCGTTCGTGTCGTCTGACAGACACTGTAGATGACGTTTTCCTGCCGCCGCCGGGCTTACTCCGATTTCGCGCTGATGCACTTTGTGGATGCAGGCGCCGCCAGAGCGTTTGCTGCCGCGGCTGAGCGGCGGCGTCAGCGGCGAAGAAGAGGATGATGGTCATGAGAGCCTTTAGTTTGGTCGGTGAGCGCCGAGAGAAATCGGAGCTCGTGCGGCGCCTGGTCGTGGAGCTGACAGGACGAGGTCTGCGTGTGTCCACAATCAAGCGCGTATCGGACGCCTTGGACCTCGAGCGGCCCGGCAGCGGAACCTGGAAGCATCGTGCCGCTGGGGCGGAAGAAGTGATGATCGCCAGCGCCAGCCGCTTCGCGCTGCTGCGCGAGATGCCAAAGGATACGCGGGAACCCGATTTGGGTACCCTGCTGGCGCGGATGGCGCCGGTTGATATCGTGCTGCTGGATGGGTTCCGGCGAAGCTGCTCTCCCAAGGTCGAGGTTGTCCCATCCAGGCAGAGCTTAGCGCAGTTGGCGCCGAATGACCCGATGGTACTGGCGGTTACGTCTGAGGGGCCGGTGACGGCGCCGGTGCCTTGCGTGCCGCTGTCAGACAACCGCGCTTTGGCTGACTTCGTGATGGCGCATGCGATGCCGGGCGACCCGCAACCGGAGTGACCACGCGGACTCATCACCGACGCGAACAGGCTGCCGTCAACACTGCTCACCACGGGGTCAACCGCCGTGATCGAGATCCCCCTCAGCAAGACGGGCAAGAGCGCTGCGTACCTTGCGATCGATTTCGATCCCGTCTTGGACGAGACGCGCGCGCGTCCTGTAGCTGCGCTCTCCCGGAATGCGGATTTCCTCCACGCCCATT
This window harbors:
- a CDS encoding multidrug effflux MFS transporter, which codes for MPGDDGGGSRERSGLTAYLILISVLGMVPIDIFLPAVPAMADAFGLPAARIQEVFPAYFIGVAVAQFCCGPLSDHYGRRPVLVGALILMSVGALIAAVAPTFSMMLLGRFVQGVGCGVAIVLWRSIAFDLLDEPAAFRMIATVLPAIVVSPAIAPVLGGFLLVSFGWRSIFGVLAAISVGALFVTLLTFDESLQHKVREHILAKVRSSYQRLALSPSFWRLIWLVCTAYSAYFLYIAQSPLLFTALGFRPEVFSLFYIPVAAGFFAGSRLARNLRESRSSEYLLILGTCLFAAGGTIIVLFCVARATQTAATLIFGFCLVVIGNGITLAIGSAKIMAEFRSIAGTASATIGLLQALSTMVLTVVLSRMNEASEPFWSMATMFGLCILSIVAACHSAVNCGPVKVEKVEAES
- the mobB gene encoding molybdopterin-guanine dinucleotide biosynthesis protein B, encoding MRAFSLVGERREKSELVRRLVVELTGRGLRVSTIKRVSDALDLERPGSGTWKHRAAGAEEVMIASASRFALLREMPKDTREPDLGTLLARMAPVDIVLLDGFRRSCSPKVEVVPSRQSLAQLAPNDPMVLAVTSEGPVTAPVPCVPLSDNRALADFVMAHAMPGDPQPE
- a CDS encoding AraC family transcriptional regulator → MQEERPVMAHTIRDYAAPLIGKHRIDCGPISVEVIERYLSKERSKLQFRSPQHALFVELTGGCSYERSVNGGPALQVHTLPKMISFRPANIEVSGWSEGVGKVNYAALLFDPETLADLWKMHELPRQWSSPTCIHDTELWAEVEPLLRLCQEPEMYRHPISDFYIQGRTLALFAMILERYGRECHIPPANSTDQRLKRVLQFLKENPFGNYTLSDLAAMACVSPPHLVRLFKKMHGITPMAYANWRRISEARRLLIESDTPIAELAAQFGYNDQSHFTRHFKTVVGFTPARFRVNSGRSKACYAFGRNLKQRVSGRSTAVTAIGSTYDD
- a CDS encoding SDR family NAD(P)-dependent oxidoreductase; protein product: MTISVGTWLITGAARGLGFEIAREVLRRGGRVAGAVRNPMASDALKGVARGPDQLFVVPLSSTNSAVERARAHFGGLDVLVNNAGYGFLGAVEEAADEEVEAVFRVNVFAHIGRELSAPVS
- a CDS encoding phytanoyl-CoA dioxygenase family protein, with the protein product MDDRTKLFALHQHELKLLPTPEDVLFYKEHGYYVSGTVLSEQEIDHLLEAANAYYAGHRDRRLPFVPAGATYWTPESKTKLRQSNYITYESNVMRSILLKPLIGAIAARLAETRETRLFIDVLRYKAQGQAKETTIGWHIDRHYWQMFTSDAMLTAFIPLHDCFEEDGTIIMIDGSNNWREAARADDTTALHFAQRDVDDLERRLHSEAAANNAVVRKVPIRLKKGQISFHNSLTYHGSLPTQNSRPRQTISLHFQDATNQYRRHVLESGKLAGHHTAQLCAKQPNGDPDYQDPEFFPVLWRE
- a CDS encoding prephenate dehydrogenase — encoded protein: MEGKTLGVVGTGLIGASILRAVETRSLGWTTIAFDTDEQALAVVRENGWASRICTQIDEMASADLIVVCAPPRDVARIVVGLAGVISTDSIITDVASTKGQIVADVFSVVRQDFPFIPGHPMAGSERSGPGSSNALLFEGRPCLLTPAPSAPQRAIAAASSFWRSIGAETHLISATAHDRIVGLTSHLPHLLVFALSEVVGAEVGLSTALTPFVGKGLVDTIRIGHAHPVMWKDIFRDNKEELLKWLGRFEEVLGDWRQLILAEDPDGLMSAIRIAKDRAGVIVESQKNVGVGSASSHRFDVMSPNSSTLVPASTPP